In the genome of Planococcus donghaensis, the window GTACGGGCAGGGCTGATTAGCTTGTGCTCTTCGTAATAACGAATTTGTCTCGCTGTCAATTCCGTCAGCTGCATAACTATACTGATCGGAAGTAGCGGCATCGTCCGTCTGACCCGGTTCGTCATAAGATTCACTCATTTCAAATAATTACTACTTCTAAATCATACATTACGTTATATTAGTTGTCAACGAAATGTTATGTCTTCTAACATGTAAATTTTTTGCATGTTTTTTATATAGCTTTATTTAGATTAATTGTTGTTTTTTTAATGCATTTACAGAATTTAATACAGCAATTTTCACATGTTCATATGTAAGTCCACCTTGCACAAATGCCGTATACGGTGGTCGAATCGGACCGTCTGCTGTTAGTTCAATACTTGACCCTTGTACAAATGTTCCTGCTGCCATAATGACATCGTCTTCATAGCCAGGCATATACGCAGGTTCAGGCTTGAATTGAGCATTTACTGGTGAACTAGCTTGTATCGTTTGGCAAAAAGCAATCATTTGTTCAGCAGTTTGAAATGAGACCGATTGGATTAAATCTGTCCGCTTGTCGCTCCAATGAGGCGTTGTTGTCATACCCGCATCTTCTAATAACGCAGAGGTAAAAATTGCCCCTTTTAAAGCTTGTGAAACAACGTGTGGTGCCATAAAAAACCCTTGATACATGTCAGGCAAGGCATTGAGTGACGCTCCAGCCTCTCCACCTATACCCGGTGAAGTCATACGATAACCGCATTTTTCGATTAAATCTTTTCTTCCAGCTATATACCCACCAATTTTAGCTAGGCCGCCACCAGGATTTTTGATAAGCGAACCGGCGATCAAATCTGCTCCTACTTCAACCGGTTCTTGCGTTTCGACAAATTCTCCATAGCAATTATCAACAAAAACAATCGCTTCTGGTTTGATGCGCCGGATATGGACAATCATTTCTTCAATTTCTTCCATAGTAAAAGAAGGCCGTGTGTCATAACCTCTCGAGCGTTGAATGGCAATTACTTTTGTCTTGCTATTGATGGCTTTTTCAGCCGCCTCCCAATCAATTTTGTTCTCCACGTTTAGTTCTACGTGCTGATAGCTTATTCCAAAGTCTTTTAATGAACCGGTATCTTTTTCTCCTCCAGAAACGATGGAGTCTAATGTATCGTATGGTTTACCTGTCAGATACAACAACTCATCGCCCGGACGTAATACTCCAAACAACGAAATTGTAATGGCGTGAGTTCCCGAAATAATTTGCGGACGTACCAGTGCTGCTTCTGCTTTAAAGACATCTGCATAAACGCGTTCTAATGTATCCCGTCCTTCGTCATCATATCCATAGCCGGTTGACGGATTAAAATGATGATCGCTAACACGTTGGTTATGAAAAGCCTTCAATACCTTTTCCTGATTTATATAAGCTGTTTCATCAGCTAGGTGTAGTTGTTTTTGGATCGTTTCTTCGATTGTTTTAATTGTTGTTAACATGTAATTCTCCATTCTCTTGAATTTCTCTTTCTATTATGCGGCATGACTTGAAATAGCGTCAAATTCTGCTACAATTCATAGAGTTGTATGTTGAGGAGGAAAAAGGCTATGGCTTGGGAAGTACTGAGCGCAATCGGCACGATTGCTTTTGCAGTATCCGGCGCAATTATTGCTATGGAGGAAGAATACGATATATTCGGCGTGTATCTTCTTGGTGTGGTCACAGCCTTTGGCGGTGGGGCTATCCGGAATTTATTAATAGGCGTACCTGTTTCGGCATTATGGGAACAGGAATTTATGTTTCAACTGGCTTTTGTTTCGATAACGATTGTTTTTTTATTTCCACATAAATTACTCGGTCATTGGAATCGCTGGGGGTACTTTTTTGATGCGATCGGCTTA includes:
- a CDS encoding aminotransferase class I/II-fold pyridoxal phosphate-dependent enzyme, which translates into the protein MLTTIKTIEETIQKQLHLADETAYINQEKVLKAFHNQRVSDHHFNPSTGYGYDDEGRDTLERVYADVFKAEAALVRPQIISGTHAITISLFGVLRPGDELLYLTGKPYDTLDSIVSGGEKDTGSLKDFGISYQHVELNVENKIDWEAAEKAINSKTKVIAIQRSRGYDTRPSFTMEEIEEMIVHIRRIKPEAIVFVDNCYGEFVETQEPVEVGADLIAGSLIKNPGGGLAKIGGYIAGRKDLIEKCGYRMTSPGIGGEAGASLNALPDMYQGFFMAPHVVSQALKGAIFTSALLEDAGMTTTPHWSDKRTDLIQSVSFQTAEQMIAFCQTIQASSPVNAQFKPEPAYMPGYEDDVIMAAGTFVQGSSIELTADGPIRPPYTAFVQGGLTYEHVKIAVLNSVNALKKQQLI